One window from the genome of Tachysurus vachellii isolate PV-2020 chromosome 5, HZAU_Pvac_v1, whole genome shotgun sequence encodes:
- the LOC132845418 gene encoding ubiquinol-cytochrome-c reductase complex assembly factor 4: MSAAAARRFGLIHLFRHSVSPGQHKPTFLRPCAARSFSLSPQLSNKPLRTPGSSDGEEVPAQPIKFSTSKASHRTWKVERSMGSRFQRPWWKVLPLSVLAVGFLLWCVFRKESDVDRTLEKQLYEHLPGLLTDIEETEDEETKENEELKKTPR, translated from the exons atgtcagcagcagcagcacgaAGGTTTGggctcattcatttatttcgtCACTCTGTAAGTCCTGGACAACACAAGCCGACCTTTCTGAG GCCATGCGCTGCACGATCGTTCTCTCTCAGTCCACAGCTCAGCAACAAGCCCCTTCGAACTCCAGGCTCCAGCGATGGTGAGGAAGTCCCAGCTCAGCCCATCAAGTTTTCCACAAGTAAAGCCAGCCACCGGACGTGGAAGGTGGAGCGTTCGATGGGCAGCAGGTTCCAGCGGCCGTGGTGGAAGGTTCTGCCCCTCAGCGTCCTCGCCGTCGGCTTCCTGCTATGGTGCGTCTTCCGCAAGGAATCTGACGTCGACCGCACTTTGGAAAAGCAGCTGTATGAACACTTACCAGGTTTACTGACCGACATCGAGGAGACGGAGGATGAGGAGACGAAAGAGAACGAAGAACTCAAAAAAACACCCCGATGA
- the h3f3d gene encoding H3 histone, family 3D: protein MARTKQTARKSTGGKAPRKQLATKAARKSAPSTGGVKKPHRYRPGTVALREIRRYQKSTELLIRKLPFQRLVREIAQDFKTDLRFQSAAIGALQEASEAYLVGLFEDTNLCAIHAKRVTIMPKDIQLARRIRGERA, encoded by the exons ATGGCACGTACAAAGCAGACAGCAAGGAAATCTACCGGAGGAAAAGCTCCGAGGAAGCAGCTGGCCACTAAAGCTGCACGCAAAAGTGCGCCATCTACCGGCGGAGTGAAGAAACCCCACCGATACCG CCCCGGTACCGTGGCTCTTCGAGAGATCCGTCGGTACCAAAAATCCACCGAGCTGCTGATCCGCAAGCTGCCCTTCCAGCGCCTGGTGAGGGAAATCGCCCAGGACTTCAAGACCGATCTCCGCTTCCAGAGCGCTGCCATCGGGGCCCTGCAG GAGGCAAGTGAGGCATACCTGGTGGGTCTCTTTGAGGACACCAACTTGTGTGCCATCCACGCCAAGCGCGTGACCATCATGCCCAAGGACATCCAGCTTGCCCGGCGAATCCGTGGCGAACGTGCTTAA
- the LOC132846444 gene encoding uncharacterized protein C7orf50 homolog, translating to MKRKNTETRLEVSDQFDPIIEVKKKKKKKKGGNIDATDTFDATDECKNEDKKESEGCEAVSCAVKKKKKKVKKEKDATVDTAEAADLTESRTNEELENNKKKEAHQNKQTVITKRVEEEEGTEDEDDEELSPEERRVLERKLKKIRKKEEKKKQKETAKSEKEESKSSIAQTQALDYLTCWSEKRDEWKFQKTRQVWLLQHMYDSEKVPDAHFSVLLSYLEGLRGVARDITVQKAEALVRFGAGPEVEEGVATEAQRKTHRARDVVQILS from the exons atgaagaggaAAAACACAGAGACGAGACTCGAG GTCTCGGACCAGTTCGACCCGATCATcgaggtgaagaagaagaagaaaaagaagaaaggtgGAAATATAGATGCAACAGACACTTTCGATGCGACAGACGAATGTAAAAACGAAGacaaaaag GAATCTGAGGGTTGTGAAGCTGTGAGCTGTgcggtaaagaaaaaaaagaagaaggtgaaaaaggagaaagaCGCAACCGTGGACACCGCAGAGGCCGCTGATCTTACGGAGAGCCGTACGAACGAAGAGCTCGAgaacaacaagaagaaagaaGCGCACCAAAACAAG CAAACTGTAATAACCAAAAGAGTAGAAGAAGAGGAAGGCACGGAGGACGAGGACGATGAAGAGCTGAGCCCGGAGGAAAGACGAGTGCTAGAGAGGAAGCTGAAGAAGATTAGgaaaaaggaggagaagaagaagcagaaggaaACTGCAAAGTCTGAGAAGGAGGAGAGCAAAAGCAGCATTGCACAGACGCAGGCTCTGGACTATCTGACATG cTGGTCCGAGAAGCGGGACGAGTGGAAGTTCCAGAAGACGAggcaggtgtggcttctgcagCACATGTATGACAGTGAGAAG GTGCCGGATGCTCATTTCTCAGTTCTCTTATCGTATCTGGAAGGACTGCGAGGCGTCGCTCGGGACATCACGGTGCAGAAAGCAGAGGCTTTGGTCCGATTTGGCGCCGGTCCAGAAGTTGAAGAGGGAGTGGCTACAGAAGCACAGAGGAAGACACACCGAGCAAGAGATGTAGTTCAGATCCTTTCTTGA
- the decr2 gene encoding peroxisomal 2,4-dienoyl-CoA reductase [(3E)-enoyl-CoA-producing] isoform X2, with product MAEAPEDVHSDDCLTSYTHVYSQDLLKDQVAFITGGGSGIGFRIAEVLMRHGCDTVIASRNLEKLTEAAKKLTNATGRHCLPLQVDVRHPDTISTAVEETLKEFGRVDILINNAAGNFLCPATALSFNAFKTVMEIDTMGTFNTSKVIYEKWFKDHGGSIVNISATLGYKGQALQVHAGSAKAANDAMTKHLAVEWGPSGVRVNTVAPGPISGTEGYRRLGGSHAESAGIFRTIPLQRAGNKTEMAHAVLFLASRAASYVTGATVVADGGAWLTSANDVERLLGIHSSRSAKL from the exons ATGGCGGAGGCGCCAGAAGACGTCCACAGTGATGACTGTctcacttcatacacacacgtCTACAGCCAGGACCTGCTGAA ggatCAAGTGGCCTTTATTACCGGCGGCGGCTCCGGCATCGGCTTCCGTATCGCGGAGGTTCTGATGAG GCACGGCTGTGACACGGTGATTGCCAGCAGGAACCTGGAGAAGCTCACCGAG gCGGCGAAGAAGCTGACCAACGCGACGGGACGTCACTGCCTGCCCCTTCAGGTGGACGTGCGGCATCCTGACACCATCTCTACCGCCGTGGAGGAGACCCTGAAAGAGTTCGGACGTGTCGATATTCTAATCAACA ACGCCGCAGGGAACTTCCTGTGTCCGGCCACCGCACTGTCCTTCAACGCCTTCAAAACGGTTATGGAGATTGACACCATGGGAACGTTCAACACCAGCAAAGTCATTTATGAAAAATGGTTCAAG gaTCACGGCGGCTCCATTGTGAACATCTCGGCCACACTCGGATACAAAGGTCAAGCGCTCCAGGTGCATGCTGGGTCAGCGAAGGCCGCCAACG atgccaTGACAAAACACTTGGCAGTGGAATGGGGTCCTAGTGGTGTGAGGGTCAACACTGTGGCACCAGGTCCAATCTCTGGCACTGAGGGTTACCGCAGACTTG GCGGCTCCCACGCGGAGAGCGCAGGTATTTTCCGGACTATTCCCCTGCAGAGGGCGGGAAATAAAACGGAAATGGCGCACGCAGTTCTTTTCCTGGCGAGCCGTGCGGCATCGTACGTGACCGGCGCTACAGTAGTGGCGGACGGAGGGGCGTGGCTTACCTCAGCCAATGATGTGGAGCGCCTGCTGGGTATACACTCATCTCGCTCTGCTAAACTCTGA
- the LOC132846443 gene encoding retinol dehydrogenase 13-like, with protein MSRYVLPVSVFGTVFGCAVLLKNHLTGGSCPSKTKIHGKTVVITGANTGIGKETARELARRGGRIIMGCRDMKKCEEAAYEIRGSTLNPHVYARHVDLASIKSIRRFAEKIIQDEERVDVLINNAAVMRCPPGKTEDGFDMQFGVNYLGHFLLTNLLLGKLRDSAPSRVINLSSLAHVVGEIDFEDLNWDRKKFDTKKAYCQSKLAIVLFTRELARRLEGTGVTVNALHPGVVATDLGRHTGMHQSQFSSTVLSPVFYLLIKSPELGAQPSVYLAVAEELAGVSGRYYDVMKEKEPAPQALDQEEAVKLWDISTSLVGLETTASEQTSSPETVTQVLPEQIQIRPSEPAPAVTSM; from the exons ATGAGTAGATATGTCCTTCCTGTGTCTGTATTCGGGACTGTTTTCGGCTGTGCTGTGTTACTAAA GAATCATTTGACAGGAGGCTCCTGTCCAAGTAAAACCAAGATCCATGGAAAGACGGTGGTTATAACTGGGGCCAACACCGGGATCGGAAAAGAGACGGCCCGAGAGCTGGCCAGGAGAG GTGGAAGGATTATTATGGGATGTCGGGACATGAAGAAGTGTGAGGAAGCAGCGTATGAGATCAGAGGTTCTACCCTGAATCCCCATGTTTACGCCAGACACGTTGACCTGGCTTCAATTAAATCTATACGGAGATTTGCTGAGAAGATCATCCAAG acGAGGAAAGAGTGGACGTTCTGATCAACAATGCTGCAGTGATGAGGTGTCCTCCAGGGAAGACTGAAGATGGATTTGACATGCAATTTGGAGTCAACTACCTGG GCCATTTCCTCCTGACCAACTTGCTGCTGGGGAAGCTGAGAGACTCCGCCCCCAGCAGAGTGATCAACTTATCGTCTTTGGCGCACGTCGTCGGCGAGATTGACTTTGAGGATCTGAACTGGGACAGGAAGAAGTTTGACACGAAAAAGGCGTATTGTCAGAGCAAACTCGCCATCGTGCTGTTTACACGAGAGCTTGCGCGCAGGCTTgaag GTACTGGAGTCACGGTAAATGCCCTGCACCCTGGAGTCGTCGCCACAGATCTGGGTAGACACACTGGCATGCACCAATCCCAGTTCTCCAGCACTGTGCTCA GTCCAGTCTTCTACCTGCTCATAAAGTCACCTGAACTTGGTGCCCAGCCCAGTGTCTACCTGGCCGTTGCAGAGGAGCTGGCGGGCGTGAGCGGTCGTTATTATGACGTTATGAAGGAGAAAGAACCCGCCCCTCAGGCTCTGGACCAGGAAGAGGCGGTCAAGCTCTGGGATATCAGCACATCTCTGGTGGGTTTAGAGACCACTGCTTCTGAACAAACATCTTCTCCAGAGACCGTAACGCAAGTTCTGCCAGAACAGATTCAGATACGTCCTTCAGAGCCTGCTCCTGCTGTCACAAGCATGTAA
- the decr2 gene encoding peroxisomal 2,4-dienoyl-CoA reductase [(3E)-enoyl-CoA-producing] isoform X1 yields MAEAPEDVHSDDCLTSYTHVYSQDLLKDQVAFITGGGSGIGFRIAEVLMRHGCDTVIASRNLEKLTEAAKKLTNATGRHCLPLQVDVRHPDTISTAVEETLKEFGRVDILINNAAGNFLCPATALSFNAFKTVMEIDTMGTFNTSKVIYEKWFKDHGGSIVNISATLGYKGQALQVHAGSAKAANDAMTKHLAVEWGPSGVRVNTVAPGPISGTEGYRRLGGSHAESAGIFRTIPLQRAGNKTEMAHAVLFLASRAASYVTGATVVADGGAWLTSANDVERLLDLWSQEKRKDK; encoded by the exons ATGGCGGAGGCGCCAGAAGACGTCCACAGTGATGACTGTctcacttcatacacacacgtCTACAGCCAGGACCTGCTGAA ggatCAAGTGGCCTTTATTACCGGCGGCGGCTCCGGCATCGGCTTCCGTATCGCGGAGGTTCTGATGAG GCACGGCTGTGACACGGTGATTGCCAGCAGGAACCTGGAGAAGCTCACCGAG gCGGCGAAGAAGCTGACCAACGCGACGGGACGTCACTGCCTGCCCCTTCAGGTGGACGTGCGGCATCCTGACACCATCTCTACCGCCGTGGAGGAGACCCTGAAAGAGTTCGGACGTGTCGATATTCTAATCAACA ACGCCGCAGGGAACTTCCTGTGTCCGGCCACCGCACTGTCCTTCAACGCCTTCAAAACGGTTATGGAGATTGACACCATGGGAACGTTCAACACCAGCAAAGTCATTTATGAAAAATGGTTCAAG gaTCACGGCGGCTCCATTGTGAACATCTCGGCCACACTCGGATACAAAGGTCAAGCGCTCCAGGTGCATGCTGGGTCAGCGAAGGCCGCCAACG atgccaTGACAAAACACTTGGCAGTGGAATGGGGTCCTAGTGGTGTGAGGGTCAACACTGTGGCACCAGGTCCAATCTCTGGCACTGAGGGTTACCGCAGACTTG GCGGCTCCCACGCGGAGAGCGCAGGTATTTTCCGGACTATTCCCCTGCAGAGGGCGGGAAATAAAACGGAAATGGCGCACGCAGTTCTTTTCCTGGCGAGCCGTGCGGCATCGTACGTGACCGGCGCTACAGTAGTGGCGGACGGAGGGGCGTGGCTTACCTCAGCCAATGATGTGGAGCGCCTGCTGG atctttgGTCCcaggagaaaaggaaagacaAATAA